In Deinococcus misasensis DSM 22328, one genomic interval encodes:
- a CDS encoding FecCD family ABC transporter permease — protein MPETPRFTLILLLSLLLLAFSFALSVSIGAARIPLMEVWSLVFQPSDEQNSLIVHTLRLPRALVGVLAGIALALSGTILQCVTRNPLASPGLLGVNAGAALALLLMVVFFPALPAFLYVPFGFLGGLLAALLVFGLTSSVGFSPLKLALAGVAASALFTSAASSLKILFEQQAQGVMFNLAGSIAGRNWEQFHMLWPWVLVGGILTFIYANRLNLLALGEELATGLGIKTRLNQLMLTLLAVLLAASAVSVCGPISFVGLMIPHITRKLVGVNHLMVVPVAAVLGATLVTLADVAARLIDFPAETPVGILISAIGAPFFIYLARSVKRMAS, from the coding sequence ATGCCAGAGACCCCCAGATTCACCCTGATCCTGCTGCTCAGCCTGCTGCTTTTGGCTTTCAGCTTCGCCCTTTCCGTCAGCATTGGGGCTGCGCGCATTCCTTTGATGGAAGTGTGGTCTCTGGTGTTTCAACCCTCAGACGAACAAAACAGCCTGATCGTGCACACCCTGCGCCTGCCCAGAGCACTGGTCGGTGTGCTGGCTGGAATCGCACTGGCCCTGTCTGGAACGATTCTGCAATGCGTGACCCGCAACCCTCTGGCCAGTCCGGGACTGCTGGGCGTGAATGCCGGGGCTGCACTGGCTTTGCTTTTGATGGTGGTTTTCTTCCCTGCCCTGCCCGCCTTCCTGTATGTGCCTTTTGGCTTTCTGGGTGGACTTCTGGCGGCTTTGCTGGTGTTTGGACTGACCAGCAGTGTGGGGTTTTCACCTTTAAAGCTGGCTCTGGCAGGGGTGGCAGCCAGTGCCCTGTTCACTTCTGCCGCCAGCAGCTTGAAAATCCTGTTCGAGCAGCAAGCGCAAGGGGTGATGTTCAATCTGGCGGGCAGCATTGCTGGGCGCAACTGGGAACAATTCCACATGCTCTGGCCGTGGGTGCTGGTGGGTGGCATCCTGACCTTCATTTATGCCAACCGTCTGAATCTGCTGGCTCTTGGCGAAGAACTCGCCACTGGACTGGGCATCAAAACCCGTTTGAACCAGTTGATGCTGACCCTGCTGGCTGTTCTGCTGGCTGCCAGCGCAGTCAGTGTGTGCGGTCCGATCAGCTTTGTGGGACTGATGATTCCCCACATCACCCGCAAACTGGTGGGGGTGAACCACCTGATGGTGGTTCCGGTGGCAGCGGTCCTCGGGGCGACACTTGTGACCCTTGCAGATGTGGCTGCAAGGCTGATTGACTTCCCAGCAGAAACCCCGGTGGGCATCCTGATTTCCGCCATTGGTGCACCGTTTTTCATCTATCTGGCCCGCAGTGTCAAAAGGATGGCTTCATGA